The Myxococcota bacterium genome has a window encoding:
- a CDS encoding helix-turn-helix domain-containing protein — protein sequence MYCEAAPGPRLSAFVERLCFSSDDAPGAPPAVRVVPDGAVDLLFSAAAAGGACSAELFGLKTRALLVATPDSRDNVLLRLRPGAVARLFGVAAHELTDRALPLRELVGAPADAWRERVAGARSPAERRAVLERELGGWCARRARAEDAEHALAERAAAALRRSSGARRIAALAESLGVGERRLERVFRARIGVTPKRFAAILRFAAAYRALAAGAGPLAAALAHGYFDQAHLNRDFRRLAGAPPRRIFPSPR from the coding sequence GTGTACTGCGAGGCTGCGCCCGGTCCGCGTCTCTCGGCCTTCGTCGAGCGGCTGTGTTTCTCGAGCGACGACGCGCCCGGCGCGCCTCCCGCCGTGCGGGTGGTGCCGGACGGCGCGGTCGACCTCTTGTTCTCGGCTGCGGCCGCCGGCGGTGCGTGCAGCGCCGAGCTCTTCGGCCTGAAGACGCGGGCGCTCCTGGTCGCGACCCCGGACAGCCGCGACAACGTGCTGCTGCGCCTGCGTCCCGGCGCCGTGGCGCGCCTGTTCGGCGTGGCCGCGCACGAGCTCACCGACCGGGCGCTGCCGCTGCGCGAGCTCGTGGGCGCGCCCGCCGACGCGTGGCGCGAGCGGGTCGCGGGCGCGCGCTCCCCGGCCGAGCGCCGCGCCGTGCTCGAACGCGAGCTCGGCGGGTGGTGCGCACGGCGGGCGCGCGCCGAGGACGCGGAGCACGCGCTCGCCGAGCGGGCGGCGGCCGCGCTGCGCCGCAGCTCGGGCGCGCGGCGCATCGCGGCGCTGGCCGAGTCACTGGGCGTGGGCGAGCGCCGGCTCGAGCGCGTGTTCCGCGCGCGCATCGGAGTCACTCCGAAGCGCTTCGCGGCGATCCTGCGCTTCGCGGCCGCGTACCGCGCGCTCGCCGCCGGCGCCGGGCCGCTCGCCGCGGCGTTGGCGCACGGCTACTTCGATCAGGCGCACCTGAACCGCGACTTCCGCCGGCTGGCCGGCGCGCCGCCGCGTCGGATTTTTCCAAGTCCGCGCTGA